One window of Flavobacterium dauae genomic DNA carries:
- a CDS encoding AEC family transporter — protein sequence MSSILLLFLCLFIGIGLQRVRNFPKNTAIVLNQYILYVALPAMALYYLPKIKLSWDLLLPASVAWIAFGLSFLLFSYLGKINNWSKKLTGCLIITSGLGNTSFVGIPVVQALYGDDGLNTLIIIDLPGTFVALSTVGVLVATMYSNQKGTDESILKKMMSFPPLIAFFIGMILVVFQIDFPQALSDTFKQLSATVSPIALISVGYQLKFKTYGKHFKFLFLGLSYQLIVLPFIILGLFYFVLGKTDLATKVCIIEAAMAPMITGSILASTYGLKPELSNMMVGYGIPVSFITLAGWYFLIEYVVI from the coding sequence ATGTCAAGTATCCTTTTATTATTTTTGTGCTTGTTTATCGGAATAGGCTTGCAAAGAGTTCGCAATTTTCCAAAAAACACGGCCATTGTACTTAATCAATATATTTTATATGTGGCATTACCGGCTATGGCATTGTACTATTTGCCAAAAATTAAATTAAGCTGGGATTTGCTTTTACCTGCATCAGTTGCCTGGATAGCATTTGGATTATCGTTTTTATTGTTCAGCTATTTAGGAAAAATCAATAACTGGTCTAAAAAACTTACAGGCTGTTTAATTATTACCTCTGGATTAGGCAATACATCGTTTGTAGGTATTCCGGTAGTTCAGGCATTATATGGTGATGACGGGTTGAATACGTTAATCATTATTGATTTACCGGGGACATTTGTAGCCTTATCAACTGTAGGTGTTCTGGTAGCAACAATGTATTCTAACCAAAAAGGAACAGATGAATCAATCTTAAAAAAAATGATGTCTTTTCCTCCATTAATCGCATTTTTTATTGGTATGATATTAGTTGTTTTCCAAATAGATTTTCCACAAGCATTAAGTGATACATTTAAACAATTATCTGCTACCGTATCGCCTATCGCTTTAATATCAGTGGGTTATCAATTAAAATTTAAAACATACGGCAAGCATTTTAAATTTTTGTTTTTAGGATTATCATATCAGTTAATTGTATTGCCGTTCATCATTTTAGGATTATTTTATTTTGTATTAGGAAAAACTGATTTGGCAACTAAAGTGTGTATTATTGAGGCCGCTATGGCACCAATGATTACCGGCAGCATTTTAGCATCAACTTACGGGTTAAAACCCGAATTAAGTAATATGATGGTGGGTTACGGTATTCCCGTCTCATTTATTACGCTTGCCGGTTGGTATTTTTTAATTGAATATGTGGTAATTTAA
- the rimO gene encoding 30S ribosomal protein S12 methylthiotransferase RimO, with product MRTKSLKKNKINVVTLGCSKNVYDSEVLMGQLKASGKDVTHEAANNEANIVVINTCGFINNAKEESVNTILDYVDRKEQGLVDKIFVTGCLSERYKPDLEAEIPDVDKYFGTTDLPLLLKALGADYKHELLGERLTTTPKNYAYLKISEGCDRPCSFCAIPLMRGKHASQPIEKLVKEAENLAKNGVKELILIAQDLTYYGLDLYKKRNLAELLENLVKVEGIEWIRLHYAFPTGFPMDVLELMKREPKICNYIDIPLQHIADNVLKSMRRGTTYAKTTQLLKDFRAAVPGITIRTTLIVGYPGETEEDFEILKNWVKEMRFERLGCFTYSHEENTHAYLLEDDVPADVKQNRANEIMDIQAQISWDLNQEKIGKTFRCIIDRKEGNNFIARTEFDSPDVDNEVLIDATKYYLKTGEFVAIEIYDATEFDLYGTPVSK from the coding sequence ATGAGAACTAAATCTTTAAAGAAAAATAAAATCAACGTTGTTACCCTTGGGTGTTCTAAAAATGTTTACGACAGTGAAGTTTTAATGGGACAGTTAAAAGCAAGCGGTAAAGATGTTACGCACGAAGCTGCTAATAACGAGGCAAACATAGTGGTAATTAACACCTGCGGTTTTATTAATAATGCAAAAGAAGAATCTGTAAACACCATTTTAGATTATGTTGACAGAAAAGAACAAGGTTTAGTAGATAAAATTTTTGTTACCGGATGCCTTTCTGAACGATACAAACCAGATTTAGAAGCCGAAATTCCGGATGTGGATAAATATTTTGGAACTACCGATTTACCTTTGCTTTTAAAAGCTTTAGGTGCCGATTATAAGCACGAATTATTGGGCGAACGTTTAACAACAACACCTAAAAATTATGCGTATTTAAAGATTTCTGAAGGATGCGATCGTCCGTGTTCGTTTTGTGCGATACCTTTAATGCGCGGAAAACACGCATCGCAACCAATTGAAAAACTGGTTAAAGAAGCCGAAAATTTAGCAAAAAACGGTGTTAAAGAATTAATTTTAATTGCACAGGATTTAACCTATTATGGGTTGGATTTATACAAAAAACGCAATCTTGCAGAATTGCTTGAAAACCTTGTAAAAGTTGAAGGAATAGAATGGATTCGTTTGCACTACGCCTTCCCTACCGGATTTCCAATGGATGTTTTGGAACTGATGAAACGCGAACCAAAAATCTGTAATTATATCGATATTCCGTTACAGCACATTGCAGACAACGTTTTAAAATCAATGCGTCGCGGCACAACGTATGCAAAAACAACGCAACTTTTAAAAGATTTTAGAGCGGCAGTTCCGGGAATTACCATTCGCACCACTTTAATTGTAGGTTATCCGGGTGAAACCGAAGAAGATTTTGAAATTCTTAAAAACTGGGTTAAAGAAATGCGTTTTGAACGTTTGGGCTGTTTTACCTATTCGCACGAAGAAAATACGCACGCTTATTTGTTAGAAGACGATGTTCCTGCCGATGTAAAACAAAATCGTGCAAACGAAATTATGGATATTCAGGCACAGATTTCGTGGGATTTAAATCAAGAGAAAATCGGCAAAACATTCCGTTGTATCATCGACAGAAAAGAAGGAAACAACTTTATTGCACGAACCGAATTTGATTCGCCCGATGTTGATAACGAAGTGCTAATTGACGCAACAAAATATTACTTAAAAACAGGTGAATTCGTAGCTATTGAAATTTACGATGCCACCGAATTTGATTTATACGGAACACCCGTATCTAAATAA
- a CDS encoding OmpP1/FadL family transporter, which produces MKKIYLPLLVICGLVQAQAQEFNPADAVKIGSQQVNGSARFNAMGGAFGALGGDVSALQINPAGSALFNYNNFNFTGNVQIQKNNSLFNGSSSTAKESDLNLSNFGAIFVIDSKNQDQALKKVTIGLGYHTNARFNDRYFSSGVSNQSVTNYFLDHANYGYNGASIPVDYVKTREGESITDLYDFLNGEPNGFSAQQAMLAYQGYLINDNGSDTGYTLNGSGSSFYQENETYVSGFNNQLTGNVGFDINKKLYLGANLNVHFIDYLTSSAIYEENQSPVTDGYKELLFTNHTYTYGSGFSFNVGGIFKATEEFRIGASYQSPTWMSLQDEFSQSLQTNIIQDGKLNFYNIDPAITTLYNKYSIKNPGSFTGSLAYVFGTKGLLSVDYTRKDYSTIKYKADGADYSLTNNYYKNNLQATNEFRIGGEYRINQVSLRAGYRFANSPYKNKETIGDLTSYSGGIGYSFGASRIDLGYQFWQQDSQQNIISSGTNGLANIQSKNHNISLTYSASF; this is translated from the coding sequence ATGAAAAAAATATATTTACCATTGCTTGTTATCTGCGGCTTGGTGCAGGCACAGGCACAGGAATTTAATCCGGCAGATGCTGTAAAAATTGGTAGTCAACAAGTAAACGGATCCGCTCGTTTTAATGCTATGGGCGGTGCTTTTGGAGCTTTAGGCGGAGATGTTTCGGCCTTACAAATCAACCCGGCAGGTTCGGCACTGTTCAACTACAACAATTTCAACTTTACGGGAAATGTGCAGATTCAGAAAAATAATTCTCTTTTTAACGGATCGTCATCTACCGCAAAAGAAAGTGATTTAAATCTGTCTAATTTCGGAGCTATTTTTGTGATCGATTCTAAAAATCAGGATCAGGCATTAAAAAAAGTAACCATTGGCTTAGGTTATCATACCAATGCCCGTTTTAACGACCGTTATTTTAGTAGCGGCGTATCTAACCAATCGGTTACAAACTATTTTTTAGACCACGCCAATTACGGATATAACGGAGCAAGTATTCCGGTAGATTATGTTAAAACAAGAGAAGGCGAATCAATTACTGATTTATATGATTTCTTAAATGGGGAACCTAATGGTTTTTCTGCACAACAGGCAATGCTGGCATATCAAGGTTATTTAATTAATGATAATGGATCTGATACAGGTTATACTTTAAATGGTTCGGGAAGCAGTTTTTATCAGGAAAACGAAACGTACGTTTCTGGATTTAACAACCAATTGACAGGTAACGTTGGTTTTGATATTAACAAAAAACTGTATTTAGGAGCTAATTTAAACGTACATTTTATTGATTATTTAACATCTTCTGCTATTTACGAAGAAAATCAATCGCCGGTGACAGACGGTTATAAAGAATTATTGTTTACCAATCACACGTACACTTATGGTTCAGGATTCTCGTTTAACGTAGGAGGAATTTTTAAAGCTACCGAAGAATTTAGAATAGGTGCATCGTACCAATCACCAACCTGGATGAGTCTGCAAGACGAATTTTCGCAAAGTCTGCAAACAAATATTATTCAAGATGGCAAGCTTAATTTTTATAATATAGATCCTGCCATTACCACTTTATACAATAAGTACAGCATTAAAAACCCTGGATCTTTTACCGGAAGTTTGGCTTATGTTTTTGGAACAAAAGGTTTGTTAAGTGTTGATTATACCCGTAAAGATTACAGCACCATTAAGTACAAAGCAGACGGTGCCGATTACAGTTTAACAAACAATTATTACAAAAACAATTTGCAAGCCACAAACGAGTTTAGAATTGGTGGTGAATACCGTATAAACCAAGTTAGTTTACGTGCAGGTTACCGTTTTGCTAACAGTCCATACAAAAACAAAGAAACCATTGGCGATTTAACAAGCTACAGCGGTGGTATTGGATATAGTTTTGGTGCATCGCGTATTGATTTGGGTTATCAGTTTTGGCAACAAGATTCGCAACAAAACATCATTAGTTCGGGCACAAACGGCTTGGCAAATATCCAATCTAAAAACCACAACATCAGTTTAACATATTCGGCAAGTTTTTAA
- the proS gene encoding proline--tRNA ligase, whose translation MSKNLTTRAEDYSKWYNELVVKADLAENSGVRGCMVIKPYGYAIWEKLQGELDRRFKETGHSNAYFPLFVPKSLFEAEEKNAEGFAKECAIVTHYRLKNDPDNPGKLMVDPEAKLEEELIVRPTSEAIIWSTYKGWIQSYRDLPILINQWANVVRWEMRTRLFLRTAEFLWQEGHTAHATIAEAITEAKQMQDVYVDVVENIMAIPVVKGFKTETERFAGADDTYTIEALMQDGKALQAGTSHFLGQNFAKAFDVKFTNKEGKQEYVWATSWGVSTRLMGALIMTHSDDNGLVLPPKLAPIQVVIVPIYKNEEQLQQIGDKADELIAEFKKKGISVKYDDRDTQKPGFKFAEWELKGVPVRIAIGPKDLENGTFEVARRDLLSKEIVAENSVIDHVENLLNNIQENLFTKAINHRAEHTTEVNSFEEFKEVLENKGGFLLAHWDGTPETEEKIKDLTKATIRCIPMNQPDEEGVCVLTGKPSTKRVLFAKAY comes from the coding sequence ATGAGCAAGAATTTAACTACAAGGGCAGAAGATTATTCAAAATGGTATAACGAACTGGTTGTAAAGGCAGATTTAGCCGAAAATTCAGGCGTTCGTGGCTGTATGGTTATTAAGCCTTACGGATACGCTATTTGGGAAAAATTACAAGGTGAATTAGACCGTCGTTTTAAAGAAACAGGTCACAGCAATGCGTATTTCCCCTTGTTTGTGCCGAAAAGTTTGTTCGAAGCTGAAGAAAAAAATGCCGAAGGTTTTGCAAAAGAATGTGCCATTGTAACACATTACCGTTTAAAGAACGATCCTGATAATCCCGGGAAATTAATGGTTGATCCCGAAGCAAAATTAGAAGAAGAATTAATCGTCCGTCCAACATCCGAAGCAATTATCTGGAGTACCTACAAAGGTTGGATACAGTCGTACCGCGATTTACCAATTTTAATCAACCAATGGGCAAATGTGGTGCGTTGGGAAATGCGTACCCGTTTGTTTCTGCGTACTGCCGAGTTTTTATGGCAAGAAGGGCATACCGCTCATGCTACCATAGCCGAAGCTATTACAGAGGCTAAACAAATGCAGGATGTGTATGTTGATGTGGTAGAAAATATTATGGCGATACCTGTTGTGAAAGGGTTTAAAACCGAAACCGAGCGTTTTGCCGGTGCCGATGATACTTATACTATTGAGGCTTTAATGCAGGACGGAAAAGCGTTACAGGCAGGAACATCCCACTTTTTAGGTCAGAATTTTGCAAAGGCTTTCGATGTAAAATTTACCAATAAAGAAGGAAAACAAGAATATGTTTGGGCGACTTCATGGGGAGTTTCAACTCGATTAATGGGAGCTTTGATTATGACACATTCTGATGACAACGGATTGGTACTTCCTCCAAAATTAGCTCCAATACAAGTGGTAATTGTTCCTATTTATAAGAACGAAGAACAGTTGCAGCAAATAGGAGATAAGGCAGATGAATTGATTGCCGAGTTTAAAAAGAAAGGGATTTCTGTAAAATATGATGATCGCGATACACAAAAACCTGGTTTTAAATTTGCCGAGTGGGAGTTAAAAGGTGTGCCAGTGCGTATTGCTATTGGTCCTAAAGATTTAGAAAACGGAACGTTTGAAGTAGCTCGTCGCGATTTATTATCAAAAGAAATTGTTGCAGAGAATTCAGTTATCGATCACGTTGAAAATTTACTGAACAATATTCAGGAAAATTTATTTACAAAAGCAATTAACCACCGTGCAGAACATACTACTGAAGTAAATTCGTTTGAAGAATTTAAAGAAGTTTTAGAAAACAAAGGCGGCTTTTTATTAGCACATTGGGACGGAACTCCGGAAACCGAAGAAAAAATTAAAGATTTAACCAAAGCAACCATTCGTTGTATTCCTATGAATCAGCCTGATGAAGAAGGTGTGTGTGTACTTACAGGCAAGCCTTCAACAAAACGGGTGTTGTTTGCAAAAGCATATTAA
- a CDS encoding M48 family metallopeptidase, producing the protein MRRILLQGLLLITLFFSSWFVLQQIDWVNVLKIEQKSEKTEEKLDELLWETIKTTEDENTNPLVLKSVDSLITRICDLNDIDRSKIKFNVINKNEVNAFAMPNGRLVIYSGLITASENQEELAGVLCHEIAHIQLNHVMKKLVKEIGLSALISITTGSNGSELIKETAKVLSSASFDRSLEKEADIKAVEYLIKAEINPEHFAQFLYKINDSESEIMKYLTWISTHPDSKNRAEYIIEHSKNNNVKNVPILKDETWNKLKEVLKEKE; encoded by the coding sequence ATGAGAAGAATACTGTTGCAAGGATTACTGTTAATTACCTTATTTTTTTCATCGTGGTTTGTTTTACAACAAATAGATTGGGTAAATGTTTTAAAGATTGAACAAAAATCTGAAAAAACAGAAGAAAAATTGGACGAATTGTTATGGGAGACCATTAAAACAACAGAAGACGAAAACACAAATCCATTGGTATTAAAATCAGTCGATAGCCTTATAACCAGAATTTGCGATTTAAATGACATAGACCGTTCAAAGATAAAATTCAATGTTATTAATAAAAACGAAGTCAACGCCTTTGCAATGCCTAACGGACGACTTGTTATTTACAGCGGATTGATCACAGCTTCTGAAAATCAGGAAGAATTAGCCGGTGTGCTGTGTCACGAAATTGCACACATACAGCTAAACCACGTAATGAAAAAATTAGTTAAAGAAATTGGTCTTTCTGCTCTGATTTCTATAACTACCGGATCAAACGGCAGCGAATTAATTAAAGAAACTGCCAAAGTATTGTCTTCTGCCTCATTTGACAGAAGTTTAGAAAAAGAAGCTGATATAAAAGCTGTAGAATACCTTATAAAAGCAGAAATAAATCCGGAACATTTTGCTCAATTTTTATATAAAATCAACGATTCGGAAAGTGAGATAATGAAATATTTAACGTGGATAAGCACCCACCCCGATTCAAAAAACCGAGCCGAATACATCATTGAACACAGCAAAAATAATAATGTAAAAAATGTTCCTATTTTAAAAGATGAAACTTGGAATAAGTTAAAAGAGGTATTGAAAGAAAAAGAATAA
- a CDS encoding DUF2752 domain-containing protein: MYLKKNKLYFFLFIACFAGYIWLFYNITGFNTTNNTVGVCVLKKITTIPCPSCGTTRSIISLLHGNFLQAIYTNPLGIIVFMVMLILPFWILTDLFTKKTTLFDFYKKTEIWLRKPKIAIPLILLVLINWIWNITKQL; this comes from the coding sequence ATGTATCTTAAAAAAAACAAACTGTATTTTTTTTTATTTATAGCCTGCTTTGCAGGCTATATTTGGCTTTTTTACAACATAACAGGCTTTAATACAACTAATAATACGGTTGGTGTTTGCGTTTTAAAAAAAATAACAACTATTCCTTGTCCTTCGTGCGGAACAACCCGTTCTATTATTTCATTGTTACACGGAAATTTTTTACAGGCAATTTATACCAATCCGTTAGGAATAATTGTTTTTATGGTGATGCTGATACTCCCCTTTTGGATTTTAACAGATCTTTTTACTAAAAAAACAACCTTATTTGATTTCTACAAAAAAACCGAAATTTGGTTAAGAAAGCCAAAAATTGCAATTCCTTTAATTTTACTGGTTCTCATCAACTGGATTTGGAACATCACAAAACAATTATGA
- a CDS encoding TM2 domain-containing protein, whose product MDAQKVDMFIMTNNKFFESHHMGQIRESLLKMDDSKWAMIQTLQFKDPTTVLIVSILAGSLGIDRFMIGDTGLGIGKLLTCGGFGIWAIIDLFLIMGATREKNMEKLVQTFY is encoded by the coding sequence ATGGATGCACAAAAAGTAGATATGTTCATAATGACGAACAACAAATTTTTTGAAAGTCACCACATGGGACAAATCAGAGAAAGCTTATTAAAAATGGACGATTCTAAATGGGCTATGATTCAAACGCTTCAATTTAAAGACCCTACAACAGTGCTTATTGTATCTATACTTGCCGGCAGTTTGGGAATTGATCGTTTTATGATTGGTGATACCGGCTTGGGTATTGGTAAGCTTTTAACCTGTGGTGGTTTTGGTATTTGGGCTATCATTGATCTATTTTTAATTATGGGTGCTACACGTGAAAAAAATATGGAAAAACTAGTACAGACATTCTATTAA
- the aroQ gene encoding type II 3-dehydroquinate dehydratase, which translates to MKIAIINGPNLNLLGKREPTIYGNETFETFLNALKTEFSDIEFTYYQSNHEGFLIDKIHEVGFDFDGIILNAGAYTHTSIAIADAVSAINTPVIEVHISNVFKREPFRHHSYLSAVAKGSISGFGLNSYKLAVYSLIVNK; encoded by the coding sequence ATGAAAATTGCAATTATTAATGGTCCCAATTTAAATCTTTTGGGGAAAAGAGAACCTACTATTTACGGGAATGAAACTTTTGAAACTTTTTTAAATGCTTTGAAAACTGAATTTTCCGATATTGAATTTACTTATTATCAAAGCAACCACGAAGGCTTCCTAATTGATAAAATACACGAGGTAGGATTTGATTTTGATGGAATTATATTGAATGCCGGTGCTTATACACACACCTCAATAGCCATTGCCGATGCCGTTAGTGCAATAAACACGCCCGTTATAGAAGTACACATCAGCAATGTTTTTAAAAGAGAACCGTTTAGGCATCATTCCTATTTATCTGCCGTTGCAAAAGGAAGTATCAGTGGCTTTGGTTTAAATTCTTACAAACTGGCTGTTTATTCTTTAATAGTCAATAAATAA
- a CDS encoding outer membrane beta-barrel protein encodes MKKIVLTLAVLATGVVAQAQEGGFGFNQGDILLEGNIQVNSTKESVEANGFTATQKQNNTNFSPKAGYFINDKFALGVQLGVFSGKETTTLPTGTDEVKQNGFYAGVFGRYYFLDLGQRFKTYTELGLGMNNYKEETNGTETQKNSGFSTGLGLGINYFVTPKIAINFGLSDILSFSTSKDKNTDVKSDEFNANINVFNNFFSTATFGLTFKL; translated from the coding sequence ATGAAAAAGATCGTATTAACATTAGCTGTGTTGGCTACGGGAGTAGTTGCACAAGCACAAGAGGGTGGTTTTGGTTTTAACCAAGGTGATATCTTATTAGAAGGAAACATTCAGGTAAATTCTACTAAAGAATCTGTTGAAGCAAACGGATTTACTGCAACTCAAAAACAAAATAATACTAATTTTAGTCCAAAAGCAGGATATTTTATTAATGATAAATTTGCTTTAGGTGTACAATTAGGTGTTTTTTCGGGAAAAGAAACTACAACGTTACCAACTGGAACCGATGAAGTAAAACAAAATGGTTTTTATGCCGGAGTATTTGGTCGTTATTATTTCTTAGACTTAGGGCAACGTTTTAAAACTTATACAGAACTAGGTTTGGGAATGAATAACTACAAAGAAGAAACCAACGGAACTGAAACTCAAAAGAATTCAGGATTTTCAACTGGTTTAGGTTTAGGAATTAATTATTTTGTTACGCCTAAAATTGCAATAAACTTTGGATTATCTGATATTTTGTCATTTTCAACAAGTAAAGACAAAAATACAGATGTTAAATCAGACGAATTTAATGCGAACATTAATGTTTTCAACAACTTTTTTAGTACTGCAACATTCGGTTTAACCTTTAAATTGTAA
- a CDS encoding porin family protein, with translation MKKILLSIAFLGLLTTNSFAQRNHRNLIETGIKIGGNMSRLTGGNTQDFKPGLQIGGTIEVPLSFYKKFAVQAELQYAVQGYKGAEYDQIDINTDEVTETLKLEDVTMHYLYLPITFKYYASKNFSVELGGQVGYMLHAKGQFDANKYNTAREYMYLTDPRYVASYSQLDKAVFEAGYRSKDYEDYYEKLDYGITAGFSYYAESGLFFNFRYYMGLQDIYKIDNDYQKFTIPDATDELLKEVNYMNDNLKFAKMTNTSVQLSVGYKF, from the coding sequence ATGAAGAAAATATTACTGTCAATCGCTTTTTTAGGGTTGTTAACAACAAATAGTTTTGCACAACGCAATCATAGAAATCTAATAGAAACCGGTATTAAAATCGGGGGAAATATGTCTAGATTAACAGGTGGTAATACTCAAGACTTTAAACCTGGGTTGCAGATTGGAGGAACAATAGAGGTACCGTTGTCTTTTTACAAGAAATTTGCTGTACAAGCCGAATTACAATATGCTGTACAAGGTTATAAAGGTGCAGAATATGATCAAATTGATATAAATACCGACGAAGTAACAGAAACGTTGAAGTTAGAAGATGTTACCATGCACTATTTGTATTTACCAATTACTTTTAAGTATTATGCAAGTAAGAATTTTTCTGTTGAATTAGGCGGACAAGTAGGGTATATGCTGCACGCAAAAGGTCAGTTTGATGCAAATAAATACAACACAGCCCGTGAATATATGTATTTAACAGATCCAAGATACGTTGCATCGTACTCGCAATTAGATAAAGCTGTTTTTGAAGCCGGTTACAGAAGCAAAGATTATGAAGATTATTACGAGAAACTTGATTACGGTATTACCGCGGGGTTCTCATATTATGCAGAGAGCGGTTTGTTTTTTAACTTCCGTTATTATATGGGGTTACAGGATATTTATAAAATTGATAACGATTATCAAAAATTTACTATTCCTGATGCAACCGATGAATTGTTAAAAGAAGTAAACTATATGAATGATAATTTAAAGTTTGCAAAAATGACCAATACATCTGTTCAACTTTCTGTGGGATATAAGTTCTAA
- the xerD gene encoding site-specific tyrosine recombinase XerD, translating into MDNYIEQFSYYLKLERGVAENTLLSYLYDLDKFKQFLGANSSITNAQETDIRGFIHFISDYLAPASQARVLSALNHFYSFLILQNVIENNPVLFIELPKQVKKLPAVLSVEEIDALQNVIDFNKTEGIRNDAIIETMYSCGLRVSELINLKLSDLFFDEGFIRVLGKGSKQRFVPIASSAIKKINFYRTEIRSKMNIKKEAEDVLFLNRRGAQLTRAMIFTILKTLAKLAGLHKNISPHTLRHSFATHLLENGADLRSIQLMLGHESITTTEIYLHLDKQKLKQEVEKYHPWNHR; encoded by the coding sequence ATGGATAATTATATAGAACAGTTTAGTTATTACCTGAAATTAGAACGCGGTGTTGCAGAAAATACCTTGTTAAGTTATTTGTACGATTTAGATAAATTTAAACAGTTTTTAGGAGCAAATAGCAGCATAACAAATGCACAGGAAACAGATATAAGAGGCTTTATTCATTTTATATCAGATTATTTAGCACCAGCTTCTCAAGCACGTGTTTTATCAGCTTTAAATCATTTTTACAGTTTTTTGATCTTACAAAATGTAATCGAAAACAATCCGGTATTATTTATAGAATTACCTAAGCAGGTAAAAAAATTGCCAGCAGTACTTTCTGTAGAAGAGATTGATGCACTTCAAAATGTTATAGATTTTAATAAAACAGAAGGAATAAGAAACGATGCCATTATAGAAACAATGTATTCGTGTGGTTTAAGGGTTTCTGAATTAATCAATTTAAAACTATCCGATTTATTTTTTGACGAAGGATTTATCCGAGTATTGGGCAAAGGATCCAAACAGCGTTTTGTACCTATCGCATCATCAGCTATTAAAAAAATCAATTTTTACAGAACTGAAATCCGTTCAAAGATGAACATAAAGAAAGAAGCCGAAGATGTCTTGTTTTTAAATCGCCGCGGGGCACAATTAACGCGTGCTATGATTTTTACCATATTAAAAACATTGGCAAAACTGGCTGGTTTGCATAAAAACATCAGTCCACATACGTTACGGCATTCATTCGCCACTCATTTACTTGAAAATGGAGCCGATTTACGATCTATTCAATTAATGTTAGGGCACGAATCAATCACCACAACCGAAATTTACCTGCACTTAGACAAACAAAAATTAAAACAGGAAGTTGAGAAATATCATCCGTGGAATCATCGTTAA
- a CDS encoding Lrp/AsnC family transcriptional regulator translates to MKLDQTDLKLIELLQKNCKQTTKELADQLDLSTTAVYERIKKIEKQNIITDYVAIINKDKINRSFIVISHVKIKSHSKDAILKFEKKVNQIPEVLECFHVSGEYDYILKIGVQDMEAYREFMLSKLTTMEEVQSTHSMFVIKEVKNLKTYSIL, encoded by the coding sequence ATGAAATTAGATCAAACCGACTTGAAACTAATCGAATTGTTGCAAAAAAATTGTAAACAAACAACCAAAGAATTAGCTGATCAGCTGGATCTTTCAACCACCGCAGTATATGAACGAATAAAAAAAATAGAAAAGCAAAACATTATTACCGATTATGTTGCGATTATTAACAAAGATAAAATTAACCGAAGCTTTATAGTTATTTCGCACGTTAAAATTAAGTCGCATTCAAAAGATGCTATTTTAAAATTTGAGAAAAAAGTAAACCAGATTCCCGAAGTATTGGAATGTTTTCACGTAAGCGGCGAATACGATTATATACTAAAAATTGGTGTTCAGGATATGGAAGCTTACCGTGAATTTATGCTTTCTAAACTAACTACTATGGAAGAAGTACAAAGCACGCACAGTATGTTTGTGATTAAAGAAGTTAAAAATTTAAAAACCTATAGTATTTTATAA